A portion of the Candidatus Methylomirabilota bacterium genome contains these proteins:
- a CDS encoding site-2 protease family protein: MGGVITLFRIAGIPVRVHASWLVIFGLIAWSLSVGYFPQQLPGLPLVTHWANGLLAALLLFVSVFLHELSHALVARSYGIPVASITLHVFGGVSQLEREPDRPGVEFLVAVVGPLTSFALAGLIAVAQAVLTPPPAAAAIMRYLTLVNAVVGVFNLVPGFPLDGGRMLRAGLWRARGDLGWATRVASGAGSAFAFLLMAVGAWQTLGGEFLGGLWFILIGLFLRQAAVGSYQQLVVRRMLEPLAVRDVMTRDVIHVAPGLPLARVVDEFFWPHHVASFPVVDDGRVVGIVSVHDLARIGRERWSETKVADIMQPLAPSLRASPDESLWDAFQKLSQNGIGRLAVLDGERLVGYLSTKDAMHVLAVGSLKP; the protein is encoded by the coding sequence ATGGGCGGCGTGATCACGCTCTTTCGGATTGCCGGCATCCCCGTGCGGGTGCATGCCAGCTGGCTGGTCATCTTCGGATTGATCGCCTGGAGCCTCTCCGTCGGGTACTTCCCCCAGCAATTGCCAGGCTTGCCCCTCGTCACGCATTGGGCGAACGGCCTGCTGGCGGCGCTGCTCCTCTTCGTGTCCGTGTTTCTCCACGAGCTCTCGCATGCTCTGGTGGCCCGCTCCTACGGGATCCCGGTGGCCTCCATCACCCTGCACGTCTTCGGCGGGGTCTCCCAGCTGGAGCGCGAGCCCGATCGGCCGGGGGTGGAGTTCCTCGTCGCCGTCGTGGGGCCCCTCACCAGCTTTGCCCTGGCCGGGCTGATCGCGGTCGCCCAGGCCGTGCTGACCCCACCGCCCGCGGCGGCCGCGATCATGCGCTATCTCACCCTCGTCAATGCGGTCGTCGGCGTGTTCAACCTGGTGCCCGGGTTTCCCCTGGACGGCGGGCGCATGTTACGGGCGGGCCTGTGGAGGGCGCGGGGCGACCTGGGCTGGGCGACGCGGGTGGCCAGTGGCGCCGGCTCGGCCTTCGCCTTCTTGCTGATGGCGGTCGGCGCGTGGCAGACGCTGGGTGGGGAGTTCCTGGGGGGCCTCTGGTTCATCCTGATCGGCCTCTTCTTGCGGCAGGCGGCGGTCGGCAGCTATCAGCAGCTGGTGGTGCGGCGGATGCTGGAGCCGCTGGCGGTCCGCGACGTGATGACGCGCGACGTGATTCATGTCGCGCCGGGGCTGCCCCTGGCGCGGGTGGTCGACGAGTTCTTCTGGCCGCATCACGTGGCGAGCTTTCCCGTCGTCGACGACGGTCGGGTCGTGGGCATTGTCAGCGTCCACGATCTCGCTCGGATCGGCCGCGAGCGGTGGTCGGAGACGAAGGTTGCCGACATCATGCAGCCGCTGGCGCCGTCGCTGCGGGCGTCGCCCGACGAGTCGCTCTGGGACGCTTTCCAGAAGCTCTCGCAAAATGGGATCGGGCGGCTCGCCGTCCTGGACGGTGAACGCCTGGTCGGGTATCTCAGCACGAAGGACGCCATGCACGTCCTGGCCGTAGGCAGCCTGAAGCCCTAG
- a CDS encoding LemA family protein, which yields MVVHAKIATGGSSVTLGGWIFLAILALVVGFAVVTYNRLGLRQRSQAAWSDIDVQLKRRTDLVPNLVETVKGYAAHERTTLDQVIRARGAALGVVLILAGGALFAGRGGFDGAGWPVGVGVVASGLIVFGIGQAMPRRTWRGARLLVHVRGFREFLERAEKDRLERLPADTLHRWLPWAVALGVSQQWIRRFRGLRVDAPSWYRRRRDVLVPPVSAR from the coding sequence ATGGTGGTGCACGCTAAGATAGCCACGGGAGGATCGTCGGTGACGCTCGGTGGCTGGATCTTCCTCGCCATCCTCGCGCTGGTGGTGGGTTTCGCCGTGGTGACGTACAACCGGCTCGGGCTGCGCCAGCGCTCGCAGGCCGCGTGGTCCGACATCGACGTGCAGCTCAAGCGGCGCACCGACCTCGTGCCCAACCTCGTGGAGACGGTGAAAGGCTACGCCGCCCACGAGCGGACGACGCTGGATCAGGTCATTCGCGCCCGCGGCGCCGCCCTCGGCGTGGTTCTGATCCTGGCGGGGGGCGCGTTGTTCGCGGGGCGGGGGGGCTTCGACGGTGCGGGCTGGCCGGTGGGCGTCGGCGTGGTGGCCAGCGGGCTGATCGTGTTCGGCATCGGCCAGGCCATGCCGCGGCGGACCTGGCGCGGCGCGCGGCTGCTGGTTCACGTTCGCGGCTTCCGGGAATTCCTCGAGCGCGCCGAGAAGGATCGGCTCGAGCGGCTGCCGGCCGACACGCTGCACCGCTGGTTGCCGTGGGCGGTCGCGCTCGGAGTGAGCCAGCAGTGGATTCGCCGGTTCCGGGGCTTGCGGGTGGACGCGCCCTCCTGGTATCGGAGGCGGCGGGACGTTCTAGTCCCGCCCGTGAGTGCCCGCTAG